TGGAGCCCACCCAGTCCCCTCATCTCACCCGCTCTGCAAGCCAAACGCATGTCCATCCATCTCCACTTGACTTTTGATGTTAAAGTAACACGAGTACAGTGGAGAGGCCAGCAAACATCCCATATGCTGCCCATTCTCTGTAGAGGGCACTGTGCCCACTTCTGACAGTCAGAGCAATGAAGGGTGTCCTTAGGTGGCCAGGAGGTCTTCATCACTGCCGTTCAAGAGAAGAAGAGCAGAGTAGTCCCTGATTTCTCTTCCTCAGCTTCATTTTCTATCGGGGAACACGAGACCACGTTGACCAGTCAGATCAACGAGGTTTAGATCACCGctgattgagaagagcagtgggcATCCTCCAGTGGCTCTTCATCAGTTAAATTCTTTGTAGGGGGCACTGCGTCCATTTCTGATGTTCAGAGCAATCCAGGGATCCCACAAGTCCAGGAGGTCCTTGCAAATGCTATTAAGGAAAGCAGAGGACAACCTGCAAAGGCTCTGTAGGTGGCACCATGTCCATGTCTTGTAGCTAAAGTGACGAAAGGAGCATCCAGGTGGTCCTTATCACTGTCATTAAGGAGAGTGCAGACTGGCGGTTGAAGTCTCCTCATCAGCTCCATTCTCTGTAGGGGACAGTGTGTCTGTTTCTGACAGTCAGAGAAATCAGGGGGCCTCAGATGTCCAGGAGGTCTTTAAAGAGAGTAGATACTGACGTTCAATGGCTTGTCAACAAACGTCCTCCTGCATCTCAGCTACCTGATGTTGAGGCTGCACATCCAGCTGAAGCCGTCGATGGTGCCTCTTTTATTTCCTTGGTCAACACTCAGGTTACTTCATAAGATGTCTTGTTCAAGTCAGGCTGATACGCCGTGATGGCCGTGTTGGCCGTGATGGCCGGTCCTGTCAAGTGTGCTCTTATGTTCTCTATGACCAGATGTCATCTTTTGTATCCTCAGTCTGAGCTGACCCTGGCACTGATCTTCTTCTTTTTGCCTTGCAGAGATACAGGATGCCGCCGATGTtctatcctcctcctcctccttacaTTCCTCCTTACGTTCCTCCTGCCTTCATGCCACCACAGCCACCAGTTTCTCCGACTCTGTCCCTGCTGGAATTGCTGGCTCTGCTCCTGCCTGCATAGGCGTTTCTCCCGCACCAGCTGGCTCTTTGTGCCTTGATGCTTTTTATTGATCTGTATTGCACACAATAAAGTGACATTGCCATATTGACGTGTGTCCGTGTGTCTGTGTGCCAAGTCCTTGGGAAAGACACCTGGCTGGTCTGCGCACAGCCTGAGGTGACTCCTCCATTGTTGTTCAGTAACACTATGTCCATTACTTTATGTTCAGTTATTGATTATCATGATCGGTGTCTTTGGGGACGCGTGACATCTGCCGGAGAGCCTGGGAGTACTGAACACACTCAACAGCCTGAGACACCAACTTCATCCATAAGAATTCCACATCCATGAAAGTCAACTGCAGTCTCAACGTGCTGGAAAATGAAACACAAACTCCCATCAGCTGCTCTTATTTCACTCATTTCTGATTGGCTAGCGGTGTGAGGAGGTCGTCCTCGGTCCACGTGTGGCACCTCAACTGACCTGCGCACAACTGGCATAACTGGAGACTGGCATGCAGGGTCTAAAAAGGAGTGGAGAGGCGCTATATGAGCACAGCAGGCCTCACCAGTGACCACCAACTACAGGGTCTTGAAAAGGGGGTTCACTCCCCCCGCCCTCAAAGCTTTAGtcacattttattgtctctgATTCTAAACTCACAATACATCTGAGTAAGAATGTCAGGCTGCTCTACACATCAAAAAACCAAGTTAAGTGACAACCTGCAGACAACTTTCTAAACAGGAAAAATACAAAGGGTGACATCTGAAAGATCTTCTCTGTCCCCTTTGTCATTCTCATGTCTCACCTGACCCACTCCCCTGGTTTGTTGGTGGTCTCCACCCAGTGGCGCAGAAAGAGAACAAAATAAGAAACTACAGCCACACTGCCAAGCACGGTCACCCTCCAAAAATGGCACTTCTGAGAGAGGCCCGTGTGACACCAATGGTCACTCCAGCCAGTGACTCTGACGGGCGAGGACATCCACAGCTGAACAATCTGCAAGAAGGGgtctttatggaagagtggcaaggaAGAAGTGCCAGCTGAAAGAAAAATCATGTCCTCTCCCTATCCTTTCCATGTtgtctttttaatttactatatagtgcctttcacatatctaatgtggtagatagggggtgctcttgctcccttgaacccctgtccatgactccagacaccaggtaaaagtcctcaaatcgacgttatttaaatgccacattgcacaaagcaccctctcctccacaatactcataaacaatcaccaataaacacaataatacaatcctccactcccagacgcgttgccacccttccacccagctcagctcgccgtctgggagctcccacagtccttttatattccctgacccggaagtgttcctaatccccagtccatgtgactcttaatcccttctgggtcaggtacaagttcatttcttcatcccggaagcccgccgctcttcctatgacggaCTTCCGCAAGAGcacctggctgcagccactgtggagctccacagtcggagcggaaacacgtgacctccacagtcggcggagaccgccttcaagcattcacgcatgcgttaaacagattgggcagcaccgtaaagtgtgtgatgacgtagcctttcaatacgcacgcgcacgcagatcgggccggcaacgagaggggtctggctgcagccactgtggagtatggaggaatatttcggacaaaatgaaataaataaataaatgcgtaaataaataaaagtactgtgaaatgtgagcataaataaataaatgtgtcacgaaatatgtttttcgttgcttatttatttatttcattttgtctgtaacattcctgcaaaccgtcatgaaatacggcttgaaataaaactgtcactttcactcgtcaaagttgagagggtgggctctaacacgccctctagttactgattggtgaatcgatagcacaagaattcattagaaaattgcttactactgccgatgaaatggattctgccgaagatattacgtatttcagagagagaactgaagatttatcggaagaaatgacaatgttggcggcccttttagactccgatgtcgatgaaactatttttgaaattatcgaagaactggtggacCGGACTCGACttcactccagttcaggtgacgcagttccctgctctggacgcccatcctttgacattccagctgagtcaataaaacaccttctgttatgcggtttaaaagtacgacagattacaGATCTaaatggtgtatcggagaagacgatcacaagacgaatgagccagtttgatatacggtaagctgcaacggctgtattagtttaggtactttgacatggaatgcccaaagcagcgccaactaatattttaaACTGAGTATTTgtcccttgttttacgagtataaagtcaggtgcatactcgcagctactttttcaaacaactgtacagctctgatcagtggtaaagttgttcagttcacagtacttttatttatttacgtatttatttatttatttatttatttcattttgtccgaaatattcctccatattatCTCAGGGTGTTTTACAAAgatgccttgaaataacattaaaaacatcactaagaacaaatgtattataaatatgaactatagcagcaagcaactaactgtaaaaaaaaaaaaattgatcaaataGATTGGTTTAAGTGATAATAGctcatttccttaatttaagtctgtggatataaagttaaacttctttgtaagattaatagccattggaataaatgagtatttgaaccagtggctttattatcttcttttctttggcatctgacctgattgcacaactcagaacgaattaaagaattttaacaagtggacagtaacagcactaaggacagggacagtcagcgacacagtgttcttttctttttttgaaaaaggatcatatatttctataaaactggttggatacgttaggttttataaacctgatgccttaagacaaatggcagttttattaataataactgatgtctaaagatattcttaaacaaacacaatttgctcataagagggaagttgcaacaatagatcaaaatggaaaggaaactttatatgatttacgtgagtgggaaaataaaaacactacatactttatatcgcatatatatatatatatatatatatatatatactaataaaaggcaaagccctcactcactcactcactcactgactcatcactgactcactcactgactgactgactgactgactcgtcactaattctccaacttcccgtgtaggtagaaggctgaaatttggcaggctcattccttacagcttacttacaaaagttgggcaggtttcatttcgaaattctacgcctaatggtcataactggaaggtatttttctccattaactgtaatggagttgagctggaatgacgtgggggggcggagtttcgtgtgacatcatcacgcctcccacgtaatcacgtgaactgattgtcaatgcagtgcgtagaaaaccaggaagacctccaaaagcgcttaagaaaacatgcattatataattgagaaggcagaaaacaataagaagcgagcgagtgacatatactaccatattcatgagtgttgctgccttggaaagaaagcaaggtgtaaacctaaactttaaattaagttcatagacaggctaacgctggcgtttcacatgcccacaggtaatg
This genomic window from Polypterus senegalus isolate Bchr_013 chromosome 4, ASM1683550v1, whole genome shotgun sequence contains:
- the LOC120527069 gene encoding lysine-specific demethylase 6B-like, with the protein product MKSVVVLMCLLGVSLCLPVQEKLHREAGPSSAEVLKKLHREARSSSGERYRMPPMFYPPPPPYIPPYVPPAFMPPQPPVSPTLSLLELLALLLPA